The following coding sequences lie in one Populus nigra chromosome 15, ddPopNigr1.1, whole genome shotgun sequence genomic window:
- the LOC133673870 gene encoding ras-related protein RHN1-like isoform X1, translating to MARTGSNNIQAKLVLLGDMGTGKTSLVLRFVKGQFLEFQESTIGAAFFTQVLSLNEATIKFDIWDTAGQERYHSLAPMYYRGAAAAVVVYDITSMDSFERAKKWVTELQRQGNPNLIMFLVGNKVDLQEKRKVGIEEGEQYAKENGMVFLETSAKTAQNVNELFYEIAKRLAKKAPSRPIGMKLHRRPQETRRRMFCCS from the exons ATGGCAAGGACAGGAAGCAATAACATACAGGCCAAGCTG GTGCTCCTCGGGGACATGGGGACCGGGAAAACAAGTTTGGTACTGAGGTTTGTCAAGGGGCAATTTTTGGAGTTCCAG GAATCAACAATTGGAGCGGCCTTTTTCACTCAAGTTTTGTCATTGAATGAGGCAACTATTAAGTTTGATATATGGGACACAGCTGGGCAGGAACGGTACCATAGCTTGGCACCAATGTACTATCGCGGTGCAGCTGCAGCCGTTGTGGTATACGATATCACAAGCATG GATTCATTTGAACGAGCTAAAAAGTGGGTTACTGAATTGCAGAGACAAG GAAATCCAAATCTGATAATGTTCTTAGTAGGCAACAAGGTTGACTtgcaagagaagagaaaagttGGCATCGAG GAAGGTGAGCAGTATGCTAAAGAAAATGGAATGGTATTTCTTGAAACATCTGCGAAAACCGCCCAGAATGTGAATGAGCTCTTTTACGAAATAg CTAAGAGATTGGCCAAAAAAGCCCCTTCACGTCCAATTGGAATGAAATTGCATAGGAGACCTCAAGAAACTAGAAGAAGAATGTTTTGTTGCTCCTGA
- the LOC133673870 gene encoding ras-related protein RHN1-like isoform X2: MGTGKTSLVLRFVKGQFLEFQESTIGAAFFTQVLSLNEATIKFDIWDTAGQERYHSLAPMYYRGAAAAVVVYDITSMDSFERAKKWVTELQRQGNPNLIMFLVGNKVDLQEKRKVGIEEGEQYAKENGMVFLETSAKTAQNVNELFYEIAKRLAKKAPSRPIGMKLHRRPQETRRRMFCCS; encoded by the exons ATGGGGACCGGGAAAACAAGTTTGGTACTGAGGTTTGTCAAGGGGCAATTTTTGGAGTTCCAG GAATCAACAATTGGAGCGGCCTTTTTCACTCAAGTTTTGTCATTGAATGAGGCAACTATTAAGTTTGATATATGGGACACAGCTGGGCAGGAACGGTACCATAGCTTGGCACCAATGTACTATCGCGGTGCAGCTGCAGCCGTTGTGGTATACGATATCACAAGCATG GATTCATTTGAACGAGCTAAAAAGTGGGTTACTGAATTGCAGAGACAAG GAAATCCAAATCTGATAATGTTCTTAGTAGGCAACAAGGTTGACTtgcaagagaagagaaaagttGGCATCGAG GAAGGTGAGCAGTATGCTAAAGAAAATGGAATGGTATTTCTTGAAACATCTGCGAAAACCGCCCAGAATGTGAATGAGCTCTTTTACGAAATAg CTAAGAGATTGGCCAAAAAAGCCCCTTCACGTCCAATTGGAATGAAATTGCATAGGAGACCTCAAGAAACTAGAAGAAGAATGTTTTGTTGCTCCTGA